A window of Magnetococcales bacterium genomic DNA:
ATAAAATCTTTCTTTCCAATTTTTTTTATCCGAGGGTTAATGGACAGCCTCTCAGGAAAATGGAAAAATAATCATGAATGAATATCAGGGAATGCGTTGGTACAAGTGCGATTTGCATCTGCATACGCCGGAAGACAGTCAACATTGGCTGGATCGTGAAACAAGACTGGGTGACCCCAGGAGATCCCGGATCGATGGCAAGTTTGACGAACAAAAAATTCAGGAAACAGCCAGAAAATATTTGCATCGGTGCCATGAGGTAGGACTTCAGGTTATTGGGGTGACCGAACACAATTTTTCCGCTCGAAGTGAACCAAGGGATTGGTTTCTTTTACACCTCATCGAACAAAACAACTCTGTGGCAAGAGATCGGGGTGTGGCTCCACTGGTGATTTTTCCGGGATTTGAAGTCGATATTGGTTACCACGTTCTCTGCCTTTTTCAACCGGTTGCCAAACAGAAGGGTCTCGAAGAGATCAACAGTGTTTTGACCAAGCTTGGTTTATCAGAAAACGAACGTTTCCCTGCCGGGAAGATAGCCCAACTTCGTCATAACGATCAGAAGGTTTCTCTCAAAAAATTGCTGGAGATTGTGCAGAGAGAGTATAAGGGAATTGTCATTGCCGCACATGCAGACCAGAAGGATGGCATCCTGTCGAACAGTGACCACAAGGGAGATTATGCGCATCCAGGCTTGTACTGTGTGGAATTGACCCAAGAGAGACCAGACCAAAAATACACGGATATCCTGGCCAGGAAGAATACGGATTGGCAGAGGGAAGGGTTTCATCCGGCCTGGATCATGTCTTCTGATGCCAAATCCCTGGCACAGAACGAAACCGGACAGCCGAAGGCCAACAGCCTGGGCTATCGGCATACCTGGATCAAAATGTCGGAGCCGTCCATCGAGGCGTTGCGGCAGGCGTTTCTGGATCCGGAATCCCGTATCCAACCTGCGGGAGAAGACCCCGCCAAACAAGAGAAACATGCCTGCATTGTTTCGGTGTCGGTAGCGAAGACCGCTTTTCTGGATAAGCAAAAGATTGTTTTTTCTCCCAATCTCAATTGTATCATCGGTGGGCGTGGCAGTGGCAAATCGGCCATTCTGGAAGGGATGCGCCTGGCCATGGGCAAGGACGACGATCCCAAATTGGATGCCAGAGCCAGGGAAAAAGTTGAACGCATTCAAAATCTGCTCACCAAAAATGTTGATTCCGAAGTGCGTCTCCTTTGGCGGAATGGTGACGGGGTTGAGGACACCCTGGTCTACTCAGTACCCCAGGCAGGAAGCGGCGTCTGCCGTGTCGATGGTCGGGACATGCAGGATCTCACTGCTTTTTTGAGGGATTTACCGGTACAGTTTTTCAGCCAGCAGCAGTTGAACCAGATTACGGCACAGGGTGGCAATGTTCTTTTGGCCCTGCTGGATGAATTTGCCAGAGAGGAACTGAAACCGTTGCTGCAAAAGGAAGCCGAGTTGCGGCGCGAAATCGAACAGCACTTTGCCGTAACAACCACCCTGGAGCAGATTGAAAAGGATTTGCAGCGCCTGCACCAGGAACATATTGAACTGGAACGCCAATGGGAAGCACGGTCAGCCCTTCAGGAAGATGCCCGCCAACATCAGGGGTTGAAAGCGGAACAGGCCTACATCCAAAAATTGAAAAATGGCCTGGAAGATGAGGGGGCACGACTGACTGCGGTCGTGGATGACATTTACGAAACGCACTCCCCCCTGGGATCCATTGTGGACCGCTGGCCCCATGGCGACTGGTTCAAGGAGAAAGATGCGCAATTATGGCAAGCCAAGGAAACCTTGAAAGAGGCCGTTGGTCAGGCAGTCGCAACATATCGCAAGACGTTTTCAAGTGTTTTCGAAGCGGATCCGCAGTGGCTGGAGATCAAGCAACATCATGAGCAGGCCGATGCGGAATTCAGCAGGGTGTGCGCCGAAAAAGGCATTGCCCCGGATGATGTGAGCCGTATTCAGGAAATCAGCCAAAAAAGAACCGGGAAAAAATTGGAACTGGAACAAAAGACCAAAGAGCGTCTCCGGTTGCAGCAGGTTCAGCAGCGGCTGCCGGATCTGTTTCATGCGTTGCACGAAAACTGGCTGGCTTGTTTCCAGGTCCGGCAGCGCTTGGCCGATGAGATTACCCAGGCTGCCCGGTCTGACAATAAACTGGTGATCGAATTGCATGTTGAGTATTTTGCCGATGATGTTTTGTTCCAAAAAGTCTGGGGAAAACTTTCTCTCGATGGCAGAACAAAACTGGG
This region includes:
- a CDS encoding AAA family ATPase, with the protein product MNEYQGMRWYKCDLHLHTPEDSQHWLDRETRLGDPRRSRIDGKFDEQKIQETARKYLHRCHEVGLQVIGVTEHNFSARSEPRDWFLLHLIEQNNSVARDRGVAPLVIFPGFEVDIGYHVLCLFQPVAKQKGLEEINSVLTKLGLSENERFPAGKIAQLRHNDQKVSLKKLLEIVQREYKGIVIAAHADQKDGILSNSDHKGDYAHPGLYCVELTQERPDQKYTDILARKNTDWQREGFHPAWIMSSDAKSLAQNETGQPKANSLGYRHTWIKMSEPSIEALRQAFLDPESRIQPAGEDPAKQEKHACIVSVSVAKTAFLDKQKIVFSPNLNCIIGGRGSGKSAILEGMRLAMGKDDDPKLDARAREKVERIQNLLTKNVDSEVRLLWRNGDGVEDTLVYSVPQAGSGVCRVDGRDMQDLTAFLRDLPVQFFSQQQLNQITAQGGNVLLALLDEFAREELKPLLQKEAELRREIEQHFAVTTTLEQIEKDLQRLHQEHIELERQWEARSALQEDARQHQGLKAEQAYIQKLKNGLEDEGARLTAVVDDIYETHSPLGSIVDRWPHGDWFKEKDAQLWQAKETLKEAVGQAVATYRKTFSSVFEADPQWLEIKQHHEQADAEFSRVCAEKGIAPDDVSRIQEISQKRTGKKLELEQKTKERLRLQQVQQRLPDLFHALHENWLACFQVRQRLADEITQAARSDNKLVIELHVEYFADDVLFQKVWGKLSLDGRTKLGRNWEEIGSIVRKEYLSERAKNLSERAKSHPSLWDMLQSWMENEATTPDSIRTRLRVLQLSISEIKSHLFDSLRKTWQDTRMMRLDDVVDLVLYCDDGVNEEGRISAGTLSDGQRNTAALAMLLARGNHPLVIDQPEDELDSNFIFHQLVPMLRRLKSSRQIILATHNANLPVNGDAELVYALRAREGRGEKLAAGGLDRKDVADAVLDIMEGSAQAFQQRKEKYHF